One Helianthus annuus cultivar XRQ/B chromosome 12, HanXRQr2.0-SUNRISE, whole genome shotgun sequence genomic region harbors:
- the LOC110893956 gene encoding F-box/kelch-repeat protein At3g23880 — MPRIHPHLPYEVIQSEVLPRLPAKSIGRFRCVCKAWNSFLSTPDFARMHLRYQTNYKLLLLDLLSPTFRTLDHEPMNHDSITTTRPIPFKKHDVSIIASLDGLVCVCLEKTRELAFWNPLTGAYKKIRTSFFNDISCGALAFYNDSSNDYKLLHVVSEGAFIYSRRLDSWRKINTSFESYDISNFVWSMTTFVGDKVYFKLHSKSTRGLWCLMCFDVECEKFKEIQFPPIPCGAHLRVNLAALDGCIHLCVACGETFKDLECDMWRMDGDGWVKVAEIAIPHWKPFREIYTKKNGNWLAICKDGNCVKNIGFEDFATDFYAYFVGHSTHLYHQEVYIETLVSPNP; from the coding sequence ATGCCTAGAATTCATCCACATCTTCCATATGAAGTAATACAGTCTGAGGTGCTACCAAGACTTCCAGCCAAGTCGATAGGTCGTTTCCGATGCGTTTGTAAAGCATGGAATTCCTTCTTATCGACGCCTGACTTTGCGCGGATGCACCTTCGCTACCAAACCAACTACAAACTTCTTCTTCTTGACTTGCTCTCCCCAACTTTTCGAACACTTGATCATGAACCCATGAACCATGATTCAATCACCACTACCCGTCCTATACCGTTCAAAAAACACGATGTGTCGATTATAGCAAGCTTAGACGGATTAGTATGTGTTTGCTTGGAGAAAACTCGAGAGTTAGCCTTTTGGAATCCACTAACCGGCGCCTACAAGAAGATTCGTACTAGCTTCTTTAACGATATCAGTTGTGGCGCTTTGGCTTTCTACAACGACTCTTCTAACGACTACAAACTTCTACATGTAGTATCCGAGGGTGCTTTTATCTATTCCCGGAGATTAGATTCATGGAGGAAGATTAATACATCTTTCGAAAGCTACGATATATCGAACTTCGTGTGGTCGATGACTACTTTTGTCGGTGACAAAGTTTATTTCAAGCTGCATAGTAAGAGTACTAGAGGTTTATGGTGCCTTATGTGTTTTGATGTGGAGTGTGAAAAGTTTAAGGAAATACAATTTCCACCCATTCCTTGTGGTGCGCATTTGCGTGTGAATTTAGCGGCGCTCGATGGCTGCATTCACTTGTGTGTGGCATGTGGAGAGACCTTTAAGGATTTGGAGTGTGATATGTGGAGGATGGATGGTGACGGGTGGGTAAAAGTGGCGGAAATCGCTATCCCACATTGGAAACCGTTCAGGGAGATATACACTAAGAAGAATGGGAATTGGCTTGCGATTTGTAAGGACGGAAACTGTGTTAAGAATATAGGATTTGAAGACTTTGCTACGGATTTCTATGCTTATTTTGTTGGGCATTCGACGCATTTGTATCATCAAGAAGTATACATCGAGACTCTCGTCTCTCCAAATCCTTGA